A section of the Carassius carassius chromosome 17, fCarCar2.1, whole genome shotgun sequence genome encodes:
- the wwc3 gene encoding protein WWC3 isoform X3, with translation MPWVNSCKRRESSELPLPPGWEEARDYDGRVFYIDHNTRQTSWIDPRDRITKPLTFADCVGDELPLGWEVVYDQQVGVYYIDHINKTTQIENPRTQWRQEQERMLKEYLVVAHEALNAKKEMYQIKQQRLELAQQEMQLFNQLNQDDNRSISSSHSGSSSNAKYDPDQIKAEIGCRRERLSRLKQELAQMRQELQYKEMGVETLQEIDRKMSSSQTNYKLDEAQAIFSELRSIKKAISTGEKERQDLIQSLAKLTVNFCDSINEVANSANTLGDSCSVQQYTDTGCQTELMGEFGTQESSVLADRVKLSWQYEEAKKKMSGIQHQLAQLDGESWSGHAEADRDWDCLQLLREKEALLQEITLLSQQQHSPETLLQLQEEKHRLEEEVQKAQSVQSLGANQRILQQEKRNVLMKQLEEATRITTYLHSQLKSLSASNLTVSSSSSRGSLASSRGSLASSRGSLSSVSFTDIYGLPQYERTEGSSDVLDPSFRYLLPLETHSRDGSAFGPKRSHDTPQSLTSLSSRSSLSSLSPPSSPMDTPYHSAPQDCPLAQMTEEYMEVASRCLLAEGLRNQTQSQQHITLPGEGEVGITASAHHLEGKSHRDGVQGTQSSTGVTLRCKSASRTSRRARRVSAGVNEDVLATDSGVFEAWSRSRTEDSEEVSFPPDVPASDPVQIQIGLLYDSNGMFLLLHVLQMRNLSKATIRDGCKVFVKVHVLPVDSGRPCTYYCCKAQEPQSLLSFNEGFRIPLSAGGPGTHALHLNLCAVGPLAQEELLGSAQVSLTDCAGSTEMIFQWLKVHIHNTENHRRTEHSRLSQPSCIMDEEENEGKLEVSVVTRLEEMKKELQRSKEKLERKEEQGEAVSERSWQAESVDSGCSNSTAFVVPCPESLSGEGICVTSGRCCLQPAERNPIVKVDKATNTEGVFPEPMRMRPKERPGRWGHSSPFMRSSTIVRSQTFSPGARSQYVCRLYRSDSDSSTLPKKSPFIRNTLERRTLRYKQSHRSPLAEQPTRTSLDLELDLQACRTRQRQLSEELTALRELKLRLEEPMQGPRGTVDLPHWALRDERFRNLLREAQRQTKQTRQEQRQEEAAERRLRKASKEVLQMRGQSHKEPLPVQTFKEKMAFFTRPRFNIPPLPADDV, from the exons GATTACCAAGCCCCTGACCTTTGCTGACTGTGTTGGGGATGAGCTTCCTCTGGGCTGGGAGGTGGTGTATGACCAGCAGGTGGGCGTCTACTACATCGACCACATCAATA AGACGACCCAGATAGAGAACCCTCGCACACAATGGCGTCAGGAGCAGGAGCGCATGTTAAAAGAGTACCTGGTGGTGGCACATGAGGCTCTCAATGCCAAGAAAGAGATGTATCAGATCAAACAGCAAAGACTCGAGCTGGCACAGCAAGAGATGCAACTCTTCAACCAGCTCAATCAGGATGACAACCGTTCCATCAGCAGCT CTCACTCTGGTTCCTCTTCAAACGCAAAATATGACCCTGACCAAATCAAAGCGGAAATCGGCTGTAGGCGTGAGCGG CTCTCCAGACTCAAACAGGAACTGGCTCAGATGAGACAGGAGCTGCAGTACAAGGAAATGGGAGTGGAGACCCTACAGGA AATTGACCGGAAAATGTCCAGCAGTCAGACCAATTACAAATTAGATGAAGCACAGGCCATCTTCAGCGAGCTTCGCAGCATTAAAAAGGCCATCAGTACTGGCGAGAAGGAGAGGCAGGACCTCATCCAG AGCCTGGCCAAGCTGACTGTGAACTTCTGTGACTCTATTAATGAGGTGGCCAACAGTGCAAACACCCTCGGAGACTCCTGTAGTGTACAACAATACACAGACACTGGCTGCCAGACTGAGCTGATGGGAGAG TTTGGCACCCAGGAGTCATCAGTTCTTGCTGACAGAGTCAAACTCAGTTGGCAGTATGAAGAGGCTAAGAAAAA gatgTCCGGTATTCAGCATCAGTTGGCCCAGTTGGACGGTGAGAGCTGGTCTGGACATGCAGAGGCCGATCGGGACTGGGACTGTCTGCAGCTGCTGCGGGAGAAGGAGGCTCTGCTCCAGGAGATCACTCTACTTAGCCAGCAGCAGCACTCCCCAGAAACGCTGCTCCAGCTGCAGGAGGAGAAACACAGGCTGGAGGAGGAGGTGCAGAAAGCCCAGAGTGTCCAGAGTCTGGGAGCCAATCAGAG gATATTACAGCAGGAGAAGAGGAATGTACTTATGAAGCAACTTGAGGAAGCCACCCGTATCACCACCTATCTACACTCTCAGCTGAAGAG CCTATCAGCCAGTAATCTGACGGTGTCCTCCAGCAGCAGCCGAGGCTCTTTAGCCTCCAGTCGTGGCTCTTTGGCATCCAGCCGTGGTTCTCTCAGCTCCGTCAGCTTCACTGACATCTATGGCCTGCCCCAGTATGAGCGAACAGAAGGCAGCTCTGATGTTCTGGACCCGTCTTTCCGCTACCTTCTCCCCTTAGAGACCCACAGCAGGGACGGTTCAGCCTTCGGGCCAAAGCGGTCCCATGACACACCACAGTCTCTCACATCTCTCTCCTCACGGTCCTCACTTTCCTCGCTCTCCCCTCCCAGCTCCCCCATGGACACCCCCTACCACTCGGCCCCACAGGACTGCCCTCTGGCCCAGATGACAGAGGAGTACATGGAGGTGGCCAGCAGGTGTCTGCTGGCTGAAGGACTACGGAATCAGACTCAATCCCAGCAGCACATTACTCTTCCCGGGGAAGGGGAAGTGGGAATCACAGCCTCTGCACACCACCTGGAGGGGAAGAGCCATAGAGATGGAGTTCAAGGAACGCAAAGCTCCACAG GAGTGACCCTGCGCTGTAAAAGTGCAAGTAGGACCAGCAGAAGAGCGAGACGAGTGTCTGCAGGAGTAAATGAAGATGTTTTGGCAACAGACAGTGGGGTGTTTGAAGCCTGGAGCAGAAG TAGGACAGAGGACTCAGAAGAAGTCAGTTTTCCTCCAGATGTCCCAGCCTCAGATCCAGTTCAGATTCAGATTGGTCTTCT ATATGATTCGAATGGCATGTTTTTGCTGCTGCATGTCCTTCAGATGAGAAATTTAAGCAAGGCCACCATTAGAGATGGATGCAAAGT ATTTGTGAAGGTTCATGTTCTCCCGGTGGACTCCGGTCGGCCCTGCACATATTACTGCTGTAAGGCCCAGGAGCCTCAATCTCTTCTCAGCTTTAATGAGGGCTTCCGGATCCCTCTGAGTGCTGGAGGCCCCGGGACCCATGCGTTACACTTAAACCTCTGTGCTGTAGGACCCCTCGCCCAGGAGGAGCTACTG GGCTCTGCGCAGGTCTCACTGACAGACTGTGCAGGCAGCACTGAAATGATCTTCCAGTGGCTTAAAGTACATATCCACAACACAGAGAACCACAGACGCACAGAGCACAGCCGCCTTAGTCAACCCAGCTGCATCATGGATGAAGAGGAGAACGAAGGCAAGCTTGAG GTGTCTGTGGTGACTCGTTTGGAAGAGATGAAGAAAGAGTTACAGAGGAGTAAAGAGAAGCTGGAAAGGAAGGAAGAGCAAGGAGAAGCCGTTTCTGAGAG GAGTTGGCAGGCTGAGTCCGTGGACAGCGGCTGCAGTAACAGTACAGCGTTTGTCGTTCCCTGTCCTGAGAGTCTTAGCGGTGAAGGTATCTGCGTGACCTCTGGGAGATGCTGTCTCCAGCCTGCAGAGAGGAATCCAATAGTAAAG GTGGACAAGGCAACCAACACAGAGGGTGTGTTTCCAGAGCCAATGAGAATGCGGCCGAAAGAAAGGCCAGGCCGCTGGGGTCACAGCTCACCGTTCATGCGCAGCAGCACAATAGTCAGATCTCAGACGTTTTCACCTGGAGCGCGCAGTCAGTATGTCTGTAGG TTGTACAGAAGTGACAGTGATAGCTCTACTCTACCAAAGAAATCCCCCTTTATCAGAAACACTCTAGAGCGACGAACCCTGCgatataaacag TCGCACCGCTCGCCTCTGGCTGAGCAGCCCACACGTACCTCTCTGGACCTGGAGCTGGACCTTCAGGCCTGCCGTACACGACAGAGGCAGCTGAGCGAGGAGCTGACCGCTCTGAGGGAGCTCAAACTGCGgctggaggagcccatgcaggGGCCCCGCGGCACTGTGGACCTCCCTCATTGGGCTCTGCGGGATGAGCGTTTCCGAAACCTGCTACGTGAAGCCCAGAGACAG ACCAAGCAGACTAGACAGGAGCAGAGGCAGGAGGAAGCTGCTGAGAGGAGGTTGCGGAAGGCCTCAAAAGAGGTTTTGCAAATGAGGGGCCAGAGCCACAAAGAGCCCCTCCCTGTGCAGACCTTCAA AGAGAAGATGGCTTTTTTTACTAGACCAAGATTCAACATCCCTCCTCTGCCAGCCGATGACGTGTGA
- the wwc3 gene encoding protein WWC3 isoform X1, protein MPWVNSCKRRESSELPLPPGWEEARDYDGRVFYIDHNTRQTSWIDPRDRITKPLTFADCVGDELPLGWEVVYDQQVGVYYIDHINKTTQIENPRTQWRQEQERMLKEYLVVAHEALNAKKEMYQIKQQRLELAQQEMQLFNQLNQDDNRSISSSHSGSSSNAKYDPDQIKAEIGCRRERLSRLKQELAQMRQELQYKEMGVETLQEIDRKMSSSQTNYKLDEAQAIFSELRSIKKAISTGEKERQDLIQSLAKLTVNFCDSINEVANSANTLGDSCSVQQYTDTGCQTELMGEFGTQESSVLADRVKLSWQYEEAKKKMSGIQHQLAQLDGESWSGHAEADRDWDCLQLLREKEALLQEITLLSQQQHSPETLLQLQEEKHRLEEEVQKAQSVQSLGANQRILQQEKRNVLMKQLEEATRITTYLHSQLKSLSASNLTVSSSSSRGSLASSRGSLASSRGSLSSVSFTDIYGLPQYERTEGSSDVLDPSFRYLLPLETHSRDGSAFGPKRSHDTPQSLTSLSSRSSLSSLSPPSSPMDTPYHSAPQDCPLAQMTEEYMEVASRCLLAEGLRNQTQSQQHITLPGEGEVGITASAHHLEGKSHRDGVQGTQSSTGVTLRCKSASRTSRRARRVSAGVNEDVLATDSGVFEAWSRSRTEDSEEVSFPPDVPASDPVQIQIGLLYDSNGMFLLLHVLQMRNLSKATIRDGCKVFVKVHVLPVDSGRPCTYYCCKAQEPQSLLSFNEGFRIPLSAGGPGTHALHLNLCAVGPLAQEELLGSAQVSLTDCAGSTEMIFQWLKVHIHNTENHRRTEHSRLSQPSCIMDEEENEGKLEVSVVTRLEEMKKELQRSKEKLERKEEQGEAVSERSWQAESVDSGCSNSTAFVVPCPESLSGEGICVTSGRCCLQPAERNPIVKVDKATNTEGVFPEPMRMRPKERPGRWGHSSPFMRSSTIVRSQTFSPGARSQYVCRLYRSDSDSSTLPKKSPFIRNTLERRTLRYKQQSHRSPLAEQPTRTSLDLELDLQACRTRQRQLSEELTALRELKLRLEEPMQGPRGTVDLPHWALRDERFRNLLREAQRQTKQTRQEQRQEEAAERRLRKASKEVLQMRGQSHKEPLPVQTFKEKMAFFTRPRFNIPPLPADDV, encoded by the exons GATTACCAAGCCCCTGACCTTTGCTGACTGTGTTGGGGATGAGCTTCCTCTGGGCTGGGAGGTGGTGTATGACCAGCAGGTGGGCGTCTACTACATCGACCACATCAATA AGACGACCCAGATAGAGAACCCTCGCACACAATGGCGTCAGGAGCAGGAGCGCATGTTAAAAGAGTACCTGGTGGTGGCACATGAGGCTCTCAATGCCAAGAAAGAGATGTATCAGATCAAACAGCAAAGACTCGAGCTGGCACAGCAAGAGATGCAACTCTTCAACCAGCTCAATCAGGATGACAACCGTTCCATCAGCAGCT CTCACTCTGGTTCCTCTTCAAACGCAAAATATGACCCTGACCAAATCAAAGCGGAAATCGGCTGTAGGCGTGAGCGG CTCTCCAGACTCAAACAGGAACTGGCTCAGATGAGACAGGAGCTGCAGTACAAGGAAATGGGAGTGGAGACCCTACAGGA AATTGACCGGAAAATGTCCAGCAGTCAGACCAATTACAAATTAGATGAAGCACAGGCCATCTTCAGCGAGCTTCGCAGCATTAAAAAGGCCATCAGTACTGGCGAGAAGGAGAGGCAGGACCTCATCCAG AGCCTGGCCAAGCTGACTGTGAACTTCTGTGACTCTATTAATGAGGTGGCCAACAGTGCAAACACCCTCGGAGACTCCTGTAGTGTACAACAATACACAGACACTGGCTGCCAGACTGAGCTGATGGGAGAG TTTGGCACCCAGGAGTCATCAGTTCTTGCTGACAGAGTCAAACTCAGTTGGCAGTATGAAGAGGCTAAGAAAAA gatgTCCGGTATTCAGCATCAGTTGGCCCAGTTGGACGGTGAGAGCTGGTCTGGACATGCAGAGGCCGATCGGGACTGGGACTGTCTGCAGCTGCTGCGGGAGAAGGAGGCTCTGCTCCAGGAGATCACTCTACTTAGCCAGCAGCAGCACTCCCCAGAAACGCTGCTCCAGCTGCAGGAGGAGAAACACAGGCTGGAGGAGGAGGTGCAGAAAGCCCAGAGTGTCCAGAGTCTGGGAGCCAATCAGAG gATATTACAGCAGGAGAAGAGGAATGTACTTATGAAGCAACTTGAGGAAGCCACCCGTATCACCACCTATCTACACTCTCAGCTGAAGAG CCTATCAGCCAGTAATCTGACGGTGTCCTCCAGCAGCAGCCGAGGCTCTTTAGCCTCCAGTCGTGGCTCTTTGGCATCCAGCCGTGGTTCTCTCAGCTCCGTCAGCTTCACTGACATCTATGGCCTGCCCCAGTATGAGCGAACAGAAGGCAGCTCTGATGTTCTGGACCCGTCTTTCCGCTACCTTCTCCCCTTAGAGACCCACAGCAGGGACGGTTCAGCCTTCGGGCCAAAGCGGTCCCATGACACACCACAGTCTCTCACATCTCTCTCCTCACGGTCCTCACTTTCCTCGCTCTCCCCTCCCAGCTCCCCCATGGACACCCCCTACCACTCGGCCCCACAGGACTGCCCTCTGGCCCAGATGACAGAGGAGTACATGGAGGTGGCCAGCAGGTGTCTGCTGGCTGAAGGACTACGGAATCAGACTCAATCCCAGCAGCACATTACTCTTCCCGGGGAAGGGGAAGTGGGAATCACAGCCTCTGCACACCACCTGGAGGGGAAGAGCCATAGAGATGGAGTTCAAGGAACGCAAAGCTCCACAG GAGTGACCCTGCGCTGTAAAAGTGCAAGTAGGACCAGCAGAAGAGCGAGACGAGTGTCTGCAGGAGTAAATGAAGATGTTTTGGCAACAGACAGTGGGGTGTTTGAAGCCTGGAGCAGAAG TAGGACAGAGGACTCAGAAGAAGTCAGTTTTCCTCCAGATGTCCCAGCCTCAGATCCAGTTCAGATTCAGATTGGTCTTCT ATATGATTCGAATGGCATGTTTTTGCTGCTGCATGTCCTTCAGATGAGAAATTTAAGCAAGGCCACCATTAGAGATGGATGCAAAGT ATTTGTGAAGGTTCATGTTCTCCCGGTGGACTCCGGTCGGCCCTGCACATATTACTGCTGTAAGGCCCAGGAGCCTCAATCTCTTCTCAGCTTTAATGAGGGCTTCCGGATCCCTCTGAGTGCTGGAGGCCCCGGGACCCATGCGTTACACTTAAACCTCTGTGCTGTAGGACCCCTCGCCCAGGAGGAGCTACTG GGCTCTGCGCAGGTCTCACTGACAGACTGTGCAGGCAGCACTGAAATGATCTTCCAGTGGCTTAAAGTACATATCCACAACACAGAGAACCACAGACGCACAGAGCACAGCCGCCTTAGTCAACCCAGCTGCATCATGGATGAAGAGGAGAACGAAGGCAAGCTTGAG GTGTCTGTGGTGACTCGTTTGGAAGAGATGAAGAAAGAGTTACAGAGGAGTAAAGAGAAGCTGGAAAGGAAGGAAGAGCAAGGAGAAGCCGTTTCTGAGAG GAGTTGGCAGGCTGAGTCCGTGGACAGCGGCTGCAGTAACAGTACAGCGTTTGTCGTTCCCTGTCCTGAGAGTCTTAGCGGTGAAGGTATCTGCGTGACCTCTGGGAGATGCTGTCTCCAGCCTGCAGAGAGGAATCCAATAGTAAAG GTGGACAAGGCAACCAACACAGAGGGTGTGTTTCCAGAGCCAATGAGAATGCGGCCGAAAGAAAGGCCAGGCCGCTGGGGTCACAGCTCACCGTTCATGCGCAGCAGCACAATAGTCAGATCTCAGACGTTTTCACCTGGAGCGCGCAGTCAGTATGTCTGTAGG TTGTACAGAAGTGACAGTGATAGCTCTACTCTACCAAAGAAATCCCCCTTTATCAGAAACACTCTAGAGCGACGAACCCTGCgatataaacag CAGTCGCACCGCTCGCCTCTGGCTGAGCAGCCCACACGTACCTCTCTGGACCTGGAGCTGGACCTTCAGGCCTGCCGTACACGACAGAGGCAGCTGAGCGAGGAGCTGACCGCTCTGAGGGAGCTCAAACTGCGgctggaggagcccatgcaggGGCCCCGCGGCACTGTGGACCTCCCTCATTGGGCTCTGCGGGATGAGCGTTTCCGAAACCTGCTACGTGAAGCCCAGAGACAG ACCAAGCAGACTAGACAGGAGCAGAGGCAGGAGGAAGCTGCTGAGAGGAGGTTGCGGAAGGCCTCAAAAGAGGTTTTGCAAATGAGGGGCCAGAGCCACAAAGAGCCCCTCCCTGTGCAGACCTTCAA AGAGAAGATGGCTTTTTTTACTAGACCAAGATTCAACATCCCTCCTCTGCCAGCCGATGACGTGTGA
- the wwc3 gene encoding protein WWC3 isoform X2 yields the protein MPWVNSCKRRESSELPLPPGWEEARDYDGRVFYIDHNTRQTSWIDPRDRITKPLTFADCVGDELPLGWEVVYDQQVGVYYIDHINKTTQIENPRTQWRQEQERMLKEYLVVAHEALNAKKEMYQIKQQRLELAQQEMQLFNQLNQDDNRSISSSHSGSSSNAKYDPDQIKAEIGCRRERLSRLKQELAQMRQELQYKEMGVETLQEIDRKMSSSQTNYKLDEAQAIFSELRSIKKAISTGEKERQDLIQSLAKLTVNFCDSINEVANSANTLGDSCSVQQYTDTGCQTELMGEFGTQESSVLADRVKLSWQYEEAKKKMSGIQHQLAQLDGESWSGHAEADRDWDCLQLLREKEALLQEITLLSQQQHSPETLLQLQEEKHRLEEEVQKAQSVQSLGANQRILQQEKRNVLMKQLEEATRITTYLHSQLKSLSASNLTVSSSSSRGSLASSRGSLASSRGSLSSVSFTDIYGLPQYERTEGSSDVLDPSFRYLLPLETHSRDGSAFGPKRSHDTPQSLTSLSSRSSLSSLSPPSSPMDTPYHSAPQDCPLAQMTEEYMEVASRCLLAEGLRNQTQSQQHITLPGEGEVGITASAHHLEGKSHRDGVQGTQSSTGVTLRCKSASRTSRRARRVSAGVNEDVLATDSGVFEAWSRRTEDSEEVSFPPDVPASDPVQIQIGLLYDSNGMFLLLHVLQMRNLSKATIRDGCKVFVKVHVLPVDSGRPCTYYCCKAQEPQSLLSFNEGFRIPLSAGGPGTHALHLNLCAVGPLAQEELLGSAQVSLTDCAGSTEMIFQWLKVHIHNTENHRRTEHSRLSQPSCIMDEEENEGKLEVSVVTRLEEMKKELQRSKEKLERKEEQGEAVSERSWQAESVDSGCSNSTAFVVPCPESLSGEGICVTSGRCCLQPAERNPIVKVDKATNTEGVFPEPMRMRPKERPGRWGHSSPFMRSSTIVRSQTFSPGARSQYVCRLYRSDSDSSTLPKKSPFIRNTLERRTLRYKQQSHRSPLAEQPTRTSLDLELDLQACRTRQRQLSEELTALRELKLRLEEPMQGPRGTVDLPHWALRDERFRNLLREAQRQTKQTRQEQRQEEAAERRLRKASKEVLQMRGQSHKEPLPVQTFKEKMAFFTRPRFNIPPLPADDV from the exons GATTACCAAGCCCCTGACCTTTGCTGACTGTGTTGGGGATGAGCTTCCTCTGGGCTGGGAGGTGGTGTATGACCAGCAGGTGGGCGTCTACTACATCGACCACATCAATA AGACGACCCAGATAGAGAACCCTCGCACACAATGGCGTCAGGAGCAGGAGCGCATGTTAAAAGAGTACCTGGTGGTGGCACATGAGGCTCTCAATGCCAAGAAAGAGATGTATCAGATCAAACAGCAAAGACTCGAGCTGGCACAGCAAGAGATGCAACTCTTCAACCAGCTCAATCAGGATGACAACCGTTCCATCAGCAGCT CTCACTCTGGTTCCTCTTCAAACGCAAAATATGACCCTGACCAAATCAAAGCGGAAATCGGCTGTAGGCGTGAGCGG CTCTCCAGACTCAAACAGGAACTGGCTCAGATGAGACAGGAGCTGCAGTACAAGGAAATGGGAGTGGAGACCCTACAGGA AATTGACCGGAAAATGTCCAGCAGTCAGACCAATTACAAATTAGATGAAGCACAGGCCATCTTCAGCGAGCTTCGCAGCATTAAAAAGGCCATCAGTACTGGCGAGAAGGAGAGGCAGGACCTCATCCAG AGCCTGGCCAAGCTGACTGTGAACTTCTGTGACTCTATTAATGAGGTGGCCAACAGTGCAAACACCCTCGGAGACTCCTGTAGTGTACAACAATACACAGACACTGGCTGCCAGACTGAGCTGATGGGAGAG TTTGGCACCCAGGAGTCATCAGTTCTTGCTGACAGAGTCAAACTCAGTTGGCAGTATGAAGAGGCTAAGAAAAA gatgTCCGGTATTCAGCATCAGTTGGCCCAGTTGGACGGTGAGAGCTGGTCTGGACATGCAGAGGCCGATCGGGACTGGGACTGTCTGCAGCTGCTGCGGGAGAAGGAGGCTCTGCTCCAGGAGATCACTCTACTTAGCCAGCAGCAGCACTCCCCAGAAACGCTGCTCCAGCTGCAGGAGGAGAAACACAGGCTGGAGGAGGAGGTGCAGAAAGCCCAGAGTGTCCAGAGTCTGGGAGCCAATCAGAG gATATTACAGCAGGAGAAGAGGAATGTACTTATGAAGCAACTTGAGGAAGCCACCCGTATCACCACCTATCTACACTCTCAGCTGAAGAG CCTATCAGCCAGTAATCTGACGGTGTCCTCCAGCAGCAGCCGAGGCTCTTTAGCCTCCAGTCGTGGCTCTTTGGCATCCAGCCGTGGTTCTCTCAGCTCCGTCAGCTTCACTGACATCTATGGCCTGCCCCAGTATGAGCGAACAGAAGGCAGCTCTGATGTTCTGGACCCGTCTTTCCGCTACCTTCTCCCCTTAGAGACCCACAGCAGGGACGGTTCAGCCTTCGGGCCAAAGCGGTCCCATGACACACCACAGTCTCTCACATCTCTCTCCTCACGGTCCTCACTTTCCTCGCTCTCCCCTCCCAGCTCCCCCATGGACACCCCCTACCACTCGGCCCCACAGGACTGCCCTCTGGCCCAGATGACAGAGGAGTACATGGAGGTGGCCAGCAGGTGTCTGCTGGCTGAAGGACTACGGAATCAGACTCAATCCCAGCAGCACATTACTCTTCCCGGGGAAGGGGAAGTGGGAATCACAGCCTCTGCACACCACCTGGAGGGGAAGAGCCATAGAGATGGAGTTCAAGGAACGCAAAGCTCCACAG GAGTGACCCTGCGCTGTAAAAGTGCAAGTAGGACCAGCAGAAGAGCGAGACGAGTGTCTGCAGGAGTAAATGAAGATGTTTTGGCAACAGACAGTGGGGTGTTTGAAGCCTGGAGCAGAAG GACAGAGGACTCAGAAGAAGTCAGTTTTCCTCCAGATGTCCCAGCCTCAGATCCAGTTCAGATTCAGATTGGTCTTCT ATATGATTCGAATGGCATGTTTTTGCTGCTGCATGTCCTTCAGATGAGAAATTTAAGCAAGGCCACCATTAGAGATGGATGCAAAGT ATTTGTGAAGGTTCATGTTCTCCCGGTGGACTCCGGTCGGCCCTGCACATATTACTGCTGTAAGGCCCAGGAGCCTCAATCTCTTCTCAGCTTTAATGAGGGCTTCCGGATCCCTCTGAGTGCTGGAGGCCCCGGGACCCATGCGTTACACTTAAACCTCTGTGCTGTAGGACCCCTCGCCCAGGAGGAGCTACTG GGCTCTGCGCAGGTCTCACTGACAGACTGTGCAGGCAGCACTGAAATGATCTTCCAGTGGCTTAAAGTACATATCCACAACACAGAGAACCACAGACGCACAGAGCACAGCCGCCTTAGTCAACCCAGCTGCATCATGGATGAAGAGGAGAACGAAGGCAAGCTTGAG GTGTCTGTGGTGACTCGTTTGGAAGAGATGAAGAAAGAGTTACAGAGGAGTAAAGAGAAGCTGGAAAGGAAGGAAGAGCAAGGAGAAGCCGTTTCTGAGAG GAGTTGGCAGGCTGAGTCCGTGGACAGCGGCTGCAGTAACAGTACAGCGTTTGTCGTTCCCTGTCCTGAGAGTCTTAGCGGTGAAGGTATCTGCGTGACCTCTGGGAGATGCTGTCTCCAGCCTGCAGAGAGGAATCCAATAGTAAAG GTGGACAAGGCAACCAACACAGAGGGTGTGTTTCCAGAGCCAATGAGAATGCGGCCGAAAGAAAGGCCAGGCCGCTGGGGTCACAGCTCACCGTTCATGCGCAGCAGCACAATAGTCAGATCTCAGACGTTTTCACCTGGAGCGCGCAGTCAGTATGTCTGTAGG TTGTACAGAAGTGACAGTGATAGCTCTACTCTACCAAAGAAATCCCCCTTTATCAGAAACACTCTAGAGCGACGAACCCTGCgatataaacag CAGTCGCACCGCTCGCCTCTGGCTGAGCAGCCCACACGTACCTCTCTGGACCTGGAGCTGGACCTTCAGGCCTGCCGTACACGACAGAGGCAGCTGAGCGAGGAGCTGACCGCTCTGAGGGAGCTCAAACTGCGgctggaggagcccatgcaggGGCCCCGCGGCACTGTGGACCTCCCTCATTGGGCTCTGCGGGATGAGCGTTTCCGAAACCTGCTACGTGAAGCCCAGAGACAG ACCAAGCAGACTAGACAGGAGCAGAGGCAGGAGGAAGCTGCTGAGAGGAGGTTGCGGAAGGCCTCAAAAGAGGTTTTGCAAATGAGGGGCCAGAGCCACAAAGAGCCCCTCCCTGTGCAGACCTTCAA AGAGAAGATGGCTTTTTTTACTAGACCAAGATTCAACATCCCTCCTCTGCCAGCCGATGACGTGTGA